Genomic segment of Terriglobia bacterium:
GCCCGACGTTATTCTGATTCCCGAACATCCGCTGAACATGGAATTGCTCGTCCAGCGCGTGAGGTATCTGTACGACCTTCAGAAAAATGTCGTGATCGTGTGCGGTGAAGGCATCGTTGATGAAGACGGAAGGGAACTCGGCGCCGTCTCGAAATCAACGGATCCGGCGGGGAACGTCGCGCTGTCCGGCGCCGCCGAAGCATTGCGCCGGCGGCTCTGCGAAGCGCTCGGCGACAAATATTTCCAGCAATATCGCCGCGGAAATTCCGCAGGGGAAGCGATCTTCACCAGAAAAGTCGGCCACACGCAGCGCGGCGGCCGCCCGATTCTGTTCGACCGTTTTTTTGCCGCGCAACTCGGCGCGAAATCGGTCGACCTGCTTGTGGAAGGGCGCAATAACGCCGTGGCGATCCTGCAATACAATTCAGAAAAAGGATTCCACGTCGAAGGTTACGACGCGAACCGATTCCGCGACCGCTGGGGCTTGATTCATGCCAGATACCTGCATCCGGCGCTCTATGACCCGAAACTGATGAAGCCGTCCAAGCTCGGCGTCGAATATCTGCGGCCCATCTTTACCGGAGCCATCGGTCACGACGATGCCGAGCACTTCCGGCAGACCATGTTCGATCCAGGCAATCTCGGACAGCCCTACCATTCCATCAATACCGACGTTCATAAACGGATACGATATTTGGAATAAGATGATTTAGCCGCGTCATCTGCGGCCAAATCATCTGCTATACTCCCGGAAACTCCGGAGGTCCGTCATGAAGAATGCTTTGTACGTGACGATTCTTGCGCTCGCGTTGTGCGGCACTGCCACCGCGCAATCGGTGAAGGCCAAGGTCG
This window contains:
- a CDS encoding 6-phosphofructokinase codes for the protein MKRIGILTAGGDTPALNATIHGAVARANELKIELYGLIKGFNCLFNPRVPHVHLNPLFQGIPELDPTKGGTLIGSSRDYVDPEKGAELDPITDRLKKLGIDGIIAIGGDGTLNGLQPLAERLPTVLAPKTIDNDLGLNYPSEPDEWMRLPDAAAPHGYRYERADSNVMFDLNQIVNYATPGYATAVMVTTQGIYRVRTTAESHRRIAIIEVMGRNSGYIALGSAYGQPDVILIPEHPLNMELLVQRVRYLYDLQKNVVIVCGEGIVDEDGRELGAVSKSTDPAGNVALSGAAEALRRRLCEALGDKYFQQYRRGNSAGEAIFTRKVGHTQRGGRPILFDRFFAAQLGAKSVDLLVEGRNNAVAILQYNSEKGFHVEGYDANRFRDRWGLIHARYLHPALYDPKLMKPSKLGVEYLRPIFTGAIGHDDAEHFRQTMFDPGNLGQPYHSINTDVHKRIRYLE